The following proteins are encoded in a genomic region of Arachis stenosperma cultivar V10309 chromosome 4, arast.V10309.gnm1.PFL2, whole genome shotgun sequence:
- the LOC130975921 gene encoding uncharacterized protein LOC130975921 yields the protein MSLIIWLWYDGSQDDYIVVVAYKGKDGENYFDLCCLRSNSWINLDAALPKSLYWDDWKPMLRGCSERSFSKISVPIERDLCKPRLVLLGGCLALYVYEENTTEIWVMKEYKVQSSWTLYEIPLGSFKPMCLSANGDIIGRCYPSDGEIEFYIYNVRGEPLKHVQYVLYGEPSNHMRSVVHVDCLMAVPSNIKQKKRKKGSQNHKQVKQGKESRSKYGNNLDT from the exons atgtcATTAATTATTTGGCTTTGGTATGATGGGTCACAAGATGATTATATAGTAGTTGTAGCATATAAGGGTAAAGACGGCGAGAACTATTTTGATCTGTGTTGTTTGAGAAGCAATTCATGGATTAATCTTGATGCTGCACTTCCCAAATCATTGTATTGGGATGATTGGAAACCCATGCTAAGGGGTTGTTCT GAAAGAAGTTTCTCCAAGATATCTGTGCCAATAGAAAGAGACCTATGTAAACCCCGTCTCGTCCTGTTAGGAGGGTGCTTAGCCTTGTATGTGTATGAAGAGAATACAACTGAAATATGGGTGATGAAAGAATATAAAGTGCAGTCGTCTTGGACCCTCTATGAGATTCCGCTTGGATCCTTTAAGCCTATGTGCTTATCTGCTAATGGGGATATTATTGGAAGATGTTATCCTTCAGATGGTGAAATAGAGTTCTATATATACAATGTCAGAGGAGAGCCGCTCAAACATGTTCAATATGTTCTTTATGGTGAGCCTTCCAACCACATGAGGTCCGTTGTGCATGTGGACTGTCTCATGGCAGTCCCTAGCAACATCAAgcagaagaagagaaaaaagg GCTCTCAGAATCACAAACAGGTCAAACAAGGGAAGGAAAGTAGGAGTAAATacgggaacaacttggacactTGA